In Streptomyces sp. NBC_01381, a genomic segment contains:
- a CDS encoding VUT family protein — MKVPAPAGIATLVAYIATIPAANLAVTHIGALPVGFGYDAPAGVYMVGLALVLRDLAREAAGRKAILAAIAIGTVLSYFLADPALAFASAAAFAVAEMMDFAVYEPLRTRGLLVAMLVSNAVGLLADSLIFLRMAFGSFDYLPGQILGKAWMTLGAVAVLALLRRRKLTTAEALPRA, encoded by the coding sequence GTGAAGGTCCCCGCTCCAGCTGGCATAGCCACGCTCGTCGCCTACATCGCCACCATCCCGGCCGCCAACCTGGCCGTCACGCACATCGGAGCCCTGCCCGTCGGCTTCGGCTATGACGCCCCAGCCGGCGTTTACATGGTCGGCCTGGCCCTCGTGCTCCGTGACCTCGCCCGTGAGGCCGCAGGCCGCAAGGCAATCCTCGCGGCGATAGCCATCGGCACCGTCCTCTCCTACTTCCTCGCCGACCCAGCCCTGGCCTTCGCCTCGGCCGCCGCGTTCGCTGTCGCCGAGATGATGGACTTCGCCGTTTACGAGCCGCTCCGCACACGAGGGCTCCTCGTCGCGATGCTCGTCTCGAACGCGGTCGGTCTCCTCGCCGACAGCCTGATCTTCCTCAGGATGGCCTTCGGCTCCTTCGACTACCTGCCGGGCCAGATCCTCGGGAAGGCATGGATGACGCTGGGCGCCGTCGCGGTCCTCGCCCTGCTACGCCGACGGAAGCTCACCACTGCGGAAGCTCTGCCTCGCGCATAG
- the dpdE gene encoding protein DpdE, translated as MSTVIRAGGGDQKMSSGFAVGHLVEFQGGPGIGRVGAITDGSLRVDFFESRAEHTVGSQTVPAIACRRVRLEPETRVSHYDRSTGEWKNGRVVGRAPAPHDYSVRYPNSELDDLVYEADLRVRWNKPVGDPIQVLVVGGNESGHLYNARIPLLHNLVAQRAASASTPAFLAAAAEIYPHQVRAALTVLSDPVQRYLLADEVGLGKTIEAGYVGLQTLIDNPQARVVFLVPDALRLQWLAELRTKFFTDDFRPRVKVISHDSPEVWERHHDSDLVVVDEAHQLVQDRDNTDPTYRALCELAHSASKLLLLSATPVTSSHTTHLGLLHLLDADMYKWSDLERFAQRYNDRAELANHVLGLNADFHPLLPSTIDIIKAMLPPEDTRFDELAAHVLGLLDPEGDLRDGTELQELTTRVTELRAHISETYRLHRRVIRHRRSRVLNRNDDSAGIPYEVRGRTEPTRLSAESYGPAADNLLEWQTQLWGHLLDEGLDRERDSYALALAVLASRLGGTSADYLDALRWRVHRDEDAAQRAGLSSRERDHLANPPVAPHESESLQSLESQIAEGHWATEIDDLITTLLPALSRRGRTIAFCGPGTLASKLTERLRTRFPKVAFFEHTRSAGSEASEDAITAWRGHAAKDGAAVLITDDSAEDGLNLQVAQRVIHVRLPWSPNQLEQRIGRTDRYVESREQRQKPNQFVLTDAEAHTEAWLSLLIHGYRVFAENESVSTLQDAIAQGLADVWAQALEHGPEGLVDFTETVQEQLDKARREIDKMDTLETVFDASPHDIDFAEQLATFEADWGSTRAAMLGFTGRDGSLGIKLRHTERKLNGVMCEVFDIRSRTLISPHLYDRKSLTAETATGTFSRSEALKAPGTRLFRIGNPLVDTLANVVWCDDRGQATAFWRADASYRGEPEPYFGFDFVVEADIASALKLALPLVANPRDAEEALRRQAEQLLPSFTLKVWVPAGASEALPDGATRAWLDAPYGAGDHNYNPGNIHELMDLFDGQPGYEASARGAETIARAELRHVTDLAKKCEQAQKLGRERLTVMRVQAEARRAAGRLLGDGESYRVDVAITEALVQGLSDPRIQLVSATCLLKTGLRRVRRGN; from the coding sequence ATGAGCACTGTCATACGAGCAGGTGGGGGCGACCAGAAGATGTCTTCGGGCTTCGCAGTCGGACACCTCGTCGAGTTCCAGGGAGGTCCTGGAATCGGACGGGTAGGCGCGATCACCGACGGCTCGCTGCGCGTGGACTTCTTCGAGTCCAGGGCCGAGCACACAGTCGGTTCACAGACCGTGCCCGCAATAGCTTGCCGACGCGTGCGCCTGGAACCGGAGACTCGCGTCTCCCACTACGACCGCAGCACCGGTGAGTGGAAGAATGGCCGCGTAGTGGGAAGGGCTCCTGCCCCGCACGACTATTCCGTGCGATACCCCAACTCCGAACTGGACGATCTAGTCTACGAGGCCGACCTCCGGGTGCGCTGGAACAAGCCAGTAGGCGACCCAATCCAGGTTCTAGTTGTCGGCGGCAACGAATCCGGGCACCTCTACAACGCACGCATCCCCCTGCTGCACAACCTGGTCGCTCAGCGCGCAGCAAGCGCCAGCACCCCGGCCTTCCTGGCAGCCGCCGCCGAAATCTACCCACATCAAGTCCGCGCCGCGCTGACCGTGCTCTCGGACCCGGTCCAGCGGTATCTCCTAGCGGACGAAGTAGGGCTCGGCAAGACAATCGAGGCTGGGTACGTGGGCCTACAGACTCTGATTGATAACCCGCAGGCACGCGTCGTCTTCCTCGTCCCCGATGCGCTGCGTCTCCAGTGGTTGGCCGAACTGCGTACGAAGTTCTTCACCGATGACTTCCGTCCGCGTGTAAAGGTCATCTCGCACGACAGCCCCGAAGTCTGGGAGCGCCACCACGATAGTGATCTCGTCGTAGTCGACGAAGCCCACCAACTGGTCCAAGACCGCGATAACACGGACCCGACCTACCGGGCACTGTGCGAACTGGCCCACTCCGCATCGAAGCTCCTGCTGCTGTCCGCCACGCCAGTCACTTCGAGCCACACCACGCACCTGGGGCTCCTGCACCTGCTTGATGCCGATATGTACAAGTGGAGTGACCTAGAACGATTCGCCCAGCGGTACAACGACCGGGCCGAGTTGGCAAACCACGTCCTTGGTCTCAACGCGGACTTCCACCCGCTTCTGCCTTCCACCATCGACATCATCAAGGCGATGCTGCCCCCGGAAGACACGCGCTTCGACGAGCTTGCGGCCCACGTGCTCGGTCTCCTCGACCCCGAGGGGGACCTCCGCGACGGAACAGAGTTGCAAGAACTCACAACACGAGTCACAGAGCTCCGGGCGCACATCAGCGAGACCTACCGACTCCACCGCCGCGTCATCAGGCACCGCAGGTCACGTGTACTGAACCGCAACGACGATTCAGCCGGCATCCCATACGAAGTACGCGGCCGCACCGAGCCGACTCGGCTGTCAGCCGAGTCGTACGGCCCAGCCGCGGACAACCTCTTGGAGTGGCAGACACAGTTGTGGGGGCACCTCCTCGATGAGGGCCTTGATCGTGAGCGCGACTCCTACGCCCTCGCACTCGCTGTGCTCGCGTCCCGACTCGGTGGCACATCCGCCGACTATCTCGACGCACTTCGATGGCGGGTCCATCGTGACGAAGACGCCGCTCAGCGTGCTGGCCTGAGCTCCCGCGAGCGGGACCACCTCGCGAACCCACCCGTCGCACCCCACGAGTCCGAGAGTCTGCAAAGCCTTGAATCACAGATCGCAGAGGGTCACTGGGCCACCGAAATCGACGACCTCATCACTACCCTCCTGCCAGCACTGAGCAGGCGCGGACGCACCATCGCCTTCTGCGGCCCAGGAACACTCGCATCGAAACTCACCGAACGCCTGCGCACACGATTCCCAAAGGTCGCCTTCTTCGAGCACACCCGTAGCGCGGGGTCTGAAGCGTCTGAAGATGCCATCACGGCATGGCGAGGGCACGCCGCCAAGGATGGGGCTGCCGTGCTCATCACGGACGATTCCGCGGAGGATGGCCTGAACCTCCAGGTTGCCCAGCGGGTGATCCACGTGCGGCTGCCGTGGTCGCCCAACCAACTCGAGCAGCGCATCGGTCGCACGGACCGCTACGTCGAATCCCGCGAGCAGCGTCAGAAGCCGAACCAGTTCGTACTCACGGACGCCGAGGCCCACACCGAGGCATGGCTGTCGTTGCTCATCCATGGGTACCGGGTCTTTGCTGAGAATGAGTCGGTGTCCACGCTGCAGGACGCCATCGCGCAGGGGCTTGCTGATGTCTGGGCGCAAGCACTTGAGCACGGGCCCGAAGGACTGGTCGATTTCACCGAGACCGTCCAGGAGCAGCTCGACAAGGCTCGCCGCGAGATCGACAAGATGGACACTCTCGAGACGGTCTTTGACGCGTCCCCCCACGACATCGACTTCGCCGAGCAACTCGCAACGTTCGAAGCCGACTGGGGCTCTACGCGTGCGGCCATGCTCGGGTTCACCGGGCGCGATGGCTCTCTGGGAATCAAACTGCGCCACACCGAGCGCAAGTTGAACGGCGTCATGTGCGAGGTGTTCGACATCAGGTCACGGACCCTCATCTCTCCGCATCTCTACGACCGCAAGAGCCTCACAGCGGAGACCGCCACGGGCACCTTCAGCCGGTCCGAAGCCCTGAAGGCGCCCGGCACTCGCCTGTTCCGCATCGGGAACCCGCTCGTCGACACGCTCGCGAACGTCGTTTGGTGCGACGACCGCGGCCAGGCGACAGCCTTCTGGCGCGCTGATGCCAGCTACCGCGGGGAGCCGGAGCCCTACTTCGGATTCGACTTTGTCGTCGAAGCCGATATCGCCTCGGCGCTCAAGCTGGCGCTGCCTCTCGTGGCCAACCCCCGTGACGCGGAGGAGGCATTGAGGCGCCAGGCTGAGCAACTCCTCCCGTCTTTCACGCTGAAGGTCTGGGTGCCGGCTGGGGCCTCCGAGGCGCTGCCCGACGGAGCCACCCGGGCCTGGCTCGATGCCCCCTACGGTGCTGGGGACCACAATTACAACCCTGGAAACATCCACGAGTTGATGGACCTGTTCGACGGGCAGCCTGGCTATGAAGCATCTGCTCGTGGCGCGGAGACCATCGCCCGAGCGGAGCTCCGACACGTAACCGATCTGGCCAAAAAGTGCGAGCAAGCCCAAAAACTGGGCCGGGAGCGCCTCACCGTAATGCGAGTGCAGGCGGAAGCCCGCCGAGCAGCAGGTCGGCTCCTGGGAGACGGAGAGAGCTACCGGGTCGACGTCGCCATCACGGAGGCGCTGGTGCAGGGCCTGAGCGATCCGAGGATTCAGCTCGTATCCGCAACATGCCTGCTGAAGACGGGGCTCAGGAGGGTCCGTCGTGGCAACTGA